A genome region from Poecile atricapillus isolate bPoeAtr1 chromosome 34, bPoeAtr1.hap1, whole genome shotgun sequence includes the following:
- the LOC131590668 gene encoding olfactory receptor 14J1-like codes for MCYDRYVSICKPLHYETLLGSRACAHMAAAAWASGFLYSLLHTANTFSLPLCQGNALDQFFCEIPHILKLSCSHSNLREIWLLAVSVCLALGCFVFIVFSYVQIFRAVLRIPSEQGQHKAFSTCLPHLAVVSLFLSTASFAHLKPPSISSPSLDLAVSVLYSVVAPALNPLIYSL; via the coding sequence ATGTGCTATGACCGCTAcgtgtccatctgcaaacccctgcactacgagaccctcctgggcagcagagcttgtgcccacatggcagcagctgcctgggccagtggctttctctattcactgctgcacacagccaatacattttccctgcccctgtgccagggcaatgCCCTGGAccagttcttctgtgaaatcccacacaTCCTCAAGCTCTCCTGTTCACACTCAAACCTCAGGGAAATTTGGCTTCTTGCTGTTAGTGTCTGTTTAGCACTtggctgttttgtgttcattgttttctcctatgtgcagatcttcagggctgtgctgaggatcccctctgagcagggacagcacaaagccttttccacctgcctccctcacctggcCGTGGTCTCCCTGTTCCTCAGCACTGCCTCATTTGCACACCTGAAGcctccctccatctcctccccatccctggatctggcAGTGTCAGTTCTGTACTCAGTGGTGGCCccagccctgaaccccctcatctacagcctg